Proteins co-encoded in one Verrucomicrobiota bacterium genomic window:
- a CDS encoding thioredoxin family protein, which translates to MRSLSFSALCFYFSLLLAVPTVLPAAPHRELGQVAWLRNYEEALRQSRETGKPICLLFQEVPGYQGCVQYGRETLSHPLIVQALEEAFVPVAIFNNQPGYDRKILEQFGEPAWNYQVMRFLNEQGKDLIPRKDQVWTPRATAERMIQALKAASRPVPEALEWFR; encoded by the coding sequence ATGCGATCTCTTTCTTTCTCTGCGCTGTGCTTCTATTTCTCTCTTTTGTTGGCTGTTCCTACCGTTCTCCCGGCAGCCCCCCACCGGGAGCTAGGCCAGGTGGCGTGGTTGCGAAACTATGAGGAGGCGCTCAGGCAGTCCCGTGAAACGGGCAAGCCGATTTGTTTGCTCTTTCAGGAGGTGCCGGGGTACCAGGGTTGCGTCCAGTATGGGCGAGAAACCCTCAGTCATCCGCTCATTGTGCAAGCGCTGGAAGAGGCCTTTGTGCCGGTGGCCATTTTCAACAACCAGCCTGGCTACGACCGGAAAATTTTGGAGCAATTCGGGGAGCCCGCTTGGAATTACCAAGTCATGCGATTCTTGAACGAGCAGGGTAAAGATCTCATACCGCGGAAAGATCAAGTCTGGACACCACGGGCCACAGCCGAACGAATGATCCAGGCCTTGAAGGCGGCGAGCCGCCCCGTTCCAGAGGCCTTGGAGTGGTTTCGCTGA
- a CDS encoding type II toxin-antitoxin system prevent-host-death family antitoxin, translating to MLVTIHEAKTNLCKLIAAVEAGEEVIIARRDKPVARLVKEEPEKKKPSDGFGVGRGVISDEAVEYLTNRDALDAEITGVFESSGQEED from the coding sequence ATGTTGGTCACGATTCACGAAGCCAAGACGAATCTCTGCAAGCTGATCGCCGCCGTGGAGGCGGGGGAAGAGGTGATCATTGCGCGGCGGGATAAGCCGGTGGCGCGACTGGTGAAGGAGGAGCCGGAGAAGAAGAAGCCTTCGGATGGTTTTGGAGTCGGACGGGGGGTGATCTCAGACGAGGCGGTGGAGTATCTGACCAACCGAGATGCGCTGGATGCAGAAATCACCGGGGTCTTTGAGAGTTCGGGACAAGAGGAAGACTGA
- the cas2e gene encoding type I-E CRISPR-associated endoribonuclease Cas2e gives MTVLVANDTPPAIRGHLKRWFIEPTPNVFVGTMNVRTYRKVLDFVLRHAGTEFGLLAITSAPNCQGYQLERIGPTGKSGRNEVNLSGIPLIAEKWEADDCPF, from the coding sequence ATGACAGTCCTCGTAGCAAACGACACGCCACCGGCAATCCGAGGACATTTGAAGCGCTGGTTTATTGAGCCTACGCCCAATGTCTTCGTTGGCACAATGAACGTCAGAACTTACCGGAAAGTCCTCGATTTTGTTCTCCGCCACGCAGGCACCGAATTTGGCCTGCTTGCAATCACCTCTGCACCCAACTGCCAAGGCTATCAGCTTGAGCGAATTGGCCCTACAGGCAAATCAGGGCGCAATGAGGTCAACTTATCCGGCATTCCTCTGATTGCAGAGAAATGGGAAGCCGATGACTGCCCGTTTTGA
- a CDS encoding transposase codes for TAEGINSKIQMLKSNARGLPNFRSLRTRVLFHCGRLDLSPHTV; via the coding sequence ACCGCCGAGGGCATCAATTCCAAAATTCAGATGCTCAAGAGCAATGCCAGAGGCTTGCCAAATTTCCGCTCCCTCCGCACTCGCGTCCTCTTCCACTGCGGCCGTCTCGACCTCTCTCCACACACAGTTTGA